The segment ATCCTCAATATCACCCGCCGGTTCAAAGTTATCCATGATCCCCGCATTATTCACCAGAATATCTACCGTGCCGTAGGTGCTGACTGTACTGTCGATCAGATTCTGGATATCAGACTCATCTGCAACATTTGCTTGTACCGCCAGGGCTTCCCCGCCGCGAGCTTTAATGTCACCGGACACCGTCTCCGCAGCCTCCAAATGAATATCCGCCACTACGACCTTGGCTCCTTCCTTCGCATACAGGACGGCAATCGCCTTCCCCATCCCGGATGCCGCCCCGGTCACTACAGCTACTTTGTTGTGAAGTCTCATATATGTACCTCCGTGTATAGTTATTTTTCTCTGGTCTAGTATCTTTTGCTTCATAGTGTTTTATGCGCCCGGTTGACGCTATCCTTCGCGAAGGCTTAACATTGGGCTATACAACAGGGAAGAGGATGGAGCCTATGATTACGGCCGGACTAGATATCGGAACTACATCCATCTCCGGGCTGCTCTATGATCTGGAGAAACGTACGATTCTATATACTATTACGGAAGCACAAGCGGGCCTGCCTATCAGCCTGAATCAGGAATGGGAGCGGCTGCAGGACCCGGAATTGATTGTGAAGCAGGTGGAACATATACTTGAACGTCTGCTGGCGCAGCAGCCGGAAGTAACGGGAATTGGCTTAACCGGGCAGATGCATGGCATTGTCTATTTGGATACAAGCGGGAGGGCAACAGGTCCGCTGTATACCTGGCAGGATGGACGGGCGGGACAGCTCACCGGAGGGATGGACAGTCCTACCTATGCGCAGCAGTTCAGTGATCTTACCGGGTACACTGTAGCTCCCGGCTATGGACTCGCCACCCATTACTATAATGTGTCCGGGCAGCTTGTCCCTGAGCGAGCAGTCAGCTTCTGCACAATTGCGGACTATATTGCGATGAGGCTGGTGAACAGTGAAGTGCCGCTGATTGATGCAACGCAGGCAGCGGGGATCGGGGGCTTCAGTCTGGGGACAGGGGATTTCGATAGAACCGCGATTGGTATGGCCGGCATCGACCCTTCGTTATTGCCGCAGGTCGTCCCCTCCGGGACGGCAATCGGCAGCACGGTACAAGGCATTCCCGTATACACTTCGCTTGGGGATAATCAGGCCAGCTTCCTGGGCAGCGTGCCGCAGCCCGGAGAATCCCTGCTGCTGAACATCGGCACAGGAAGCCAGCTCTCGGCCTGGTTGCCTGACTGCGCCAAAGCTCCTTCCGCGATGGAGGTACGCCCGTTCCCTGGCGGCGGGGTGCTGATGGTTGGAGCCGCCCTGAGCGGCGGCAAGTCGTATGCCCTGCTGGAGGGATTCTTCCGGCAGCTGATCACCGCATACACCGGAGAAGCGCCGACAGATCTCTATTCCCTGATGTCCAGGCTGCTCAGTGAAGAGGTGCCGGGAAGCGCCAGCACAAGACTTACGGTGAATACGCAGTTTCTGGGGACAAGAACAGACCCGGAGAAGCGCGGCAGTGTGGAGGGAATCACGCTGGAGAATTTTACTCCCGGCAGGCTGGCCCATGCTTTTCTGCAAGGAATGGTAGATGAACTGCGCGGTTTCCTGGCAGAGCTGGAACAGCAGGGCGCGGGTACATTCAGCCGCCTTATAGGCTCAGGCAATGCGCTGCGGAGTAATCCGGTCCTGTGCGCCAAGGCCGAAGCAGCCTTCGGACTAACGCTTGAGCTTGGTGAACATGCTGAAGAAGCGGCGGTAGGGGCGGCGCTCTGTGCCGCTGTCGGCAGCGGGGAGATCGCAAGCTTCAGTGAAGCAGGTGCTTATCTTAGCAGAGCCCGGCTGAGCTAACGGGAAGGGGGCTGTCCCAAAAAGTGACCAATGGGCTTGTTAAACCAAGGATGAACAGGGAATATTGTGATATCCAACATTGACAAAATAAATTATTTATGCTATAATTTACATATTAATAGTTTGTGTATATAATAAGGTTCTCCTGGCCAGGGGAATCTTATTTTTGTATGGAGGAACCACCAATGAAGCAGAACAAGTCCAGCATGACTGCCTTAGTGGCCGCTTTTGGCCGAGCCTATCACAGTATGTATGACAATCCCAAGATCTTTAATGATGATGTGGCGCACAAGCTGATATCTCCGCAGGAGTTCGCGGATATCCGCAAGAATATGGTGCAGGGGATTACTTTCTTCAATCCCGAGATCGCGGAGAGGTACCCGGATGATCCTGAAGCCATCTTGAGATGGATTGTCCAGGTCCAATTATCCCCCACACCGCTGGCACGAGCTGCCTACTGTGAGGCTATTGTGCTGCATGAGCTGAGTCTCGGGCTGGAGCAGTATGTGATTCTTGGTGCGGGGCTGGACAGCTTTGCCTACCGTTATCCTAACCTCATGGAGCGGCTTGCGATTTTTGAAGTCGATGCTCCTGCTACCCAGGCATCCAAGCAGCAGAGGCTCAGGGATGCACAGCTTGAGATTCCGGGGAATCTTCATCTCGTGCCCATGGACTTCACAGGCGAATTCTCGTATTCAGGCCTTTATAAGCAGGGGTTCGATCCTGACGCTAAGACGTTGTTCAGCTTGCTGGGGGTATCCTACTACCTCACCAAGGAGGAGAATGCACGCCTGATTACGGAGCTACTAGCAGGGGTTCCTTCAGGAAGCTCTATCATTCTGGATTATGCGGACGAGTATCTAATGGAAGAGCAGGGCGTATCCGGCCGGGTGGCCAAAATGGTGCAAATGGCTGCCGCCAGCGGCGAGCCGATGCAATCCTGGTTCAGTTATGCGGAGATGGAGGAGCTTCTGGCCGAGGCGGGGCTGCTGGTCTATGAGCACCTGTCTCCGGCAGAGATCAACGAGAGGTTTTTCAGCGGCCGGAGTGATGCTTTAAGCGCTTTTGAGACGATTCATTATGTTCATGCGGTTAAGCGGTAGCTTCTTCTCCATAAATAAAAGCCTCAACCGCCGCTACCGCGATATTCCGGTCGGGATGGGAATTGTCGATCTGCACCACCTGTACAGACGGGAGCGGCCAGGCTACGGTGCGGGGGCCTAGCGAAGCGCTGAAGCTCTCCCAGTGGGCGAACTTCCAGGCGTCGAGCGCGGAATGTCTGCCTTCAAGCCGTTCACGGAACGTGGCTGCATCCGCAAGTCCTACCAGGACTACCTTGACCTCAACTTCATTCAGTGTGCGCCCGATGCGCGCCAGCTCGCGGTCGATCCACTCCGGATCGGCCGCTTCTTTGGTAAAGGGACCCACCACGTAGATGTCGCTGGACAGACCGATATTATCTAGCGCTGCATCCATAGTAATGCGGTAGCCGAGGTCGCGGCATAGTCTTTTATACTCATCGGAATCCCTGTCGTCAGGATCAAGCCCGTGCATAGTCATAATAGCGGTTGCTGCCGGACGCAGCAGAATATCCATATCGAACACTGCCGCCGGACGCCGGGCTGCAACAGCCTTGGCTAAGGTGGTTTTGCCCGCCCCTCCGGGTCCGAGGAAAAATACCAGCTTGTTCATCTGTCTCACTCCTTATCCTGCTTGCAAATCCCAGTATAGCAGGCGAATCGTTCAGCGGGAAGGAGCCAACCGGAGGGGGGGCCTAGCCATTGCTAGTGTGTGACAGCAATTAGCAGGCAATGATATGATAGATTAACTGTACATTGAAGAAGGAAACGAAACAGATAGAGGGTAAAAGGAGGACAACGATATGATTACCATCCGTCCCATTGAGCGCAGGGATAATGCGGCCATTGAGGGGATTATCCGGGAGTGCCTGATTGAATTCGGCGGCAACCGCGAAGGTTTGGCTTGGGCAGATGACAGCCTGCAAGACTTATATACCTATTATAATAGCGCGGCGAACCGGGCTTACTGGATAGTGGAAGAGGACGGGCAGGTGCTGGGCGGCTGCGGGATTGCGGCATTCGACGAAGCGCAGCAGATCTGTGAATTGCAGAAAATGTACCTGTCCGCAGCCATCCGTGGCCAAGGCGTTGCAGCAGAACTGCTGGATACGGCGCTTGCCTTCGCAAAGCAGCATTACCGTAAGTGTTACCTGGAGACGCTGCTGTCGATGCAGGCCGCTGGCCGTTTCTATGTCAAGCACGGGTTCAGCCCGATGGATGGCCCGCTGGCCGGTTCCGAGCATTATGCCTGCGATGCATGGTATATCCGGGACTTACATAACTGATTACTGCGGAAATATGGGCACATGAAGAATTCACTTCTATAAACTTAATGGAAAATAAATCCGATAATAAAGGGATATGTATATCATTAATGGGTATATTTTGAATCCTGATATTGTACATTGGAATCCATTCTGGAGAAGGAAGCAGGGATCATAGTGTCTTCCACAAAGCTAGTATTTAACGAAGATGAAGTCAGGCGCCTGCAGTCGAAGATCGGCCAGGTGAGTCAGGACACTAATCGGCTATATCTTCAATTGAAGGGCCAGTCCAGCAGCTGGGGCGGTATTCCGATGGGCGATCATCTGGTCAAGGCCCAGGTCCTGATCAATGAATTAACCGTTGAAGCGGAGAAGTTAGAAGATATTATCCGGGTCGCCCTGAGAGGCGTCTCGGAATTGCAGGAAGAGAATAAGCGGGAGGCGGACAAGCTGACGGGGCAATTTAATCTTTTGCTCGCGGCCTTCGGAAGCTTGGGGCTGCAACCAGCCGCCGGACGGTTCTCCATCCCCGAATTTGTGCAGCGAAGTGCGACGAACCTCATCACTTCGATTGCTGCTCTATCGGGAAAAGATGAGCTGAGCAGGGACCCGGTGGTGCAGCAGCTCAGGAAGGTCATTCAGACCTCCGGCCTGCTGACCGTAGAGAGTATCGCTGCACAAAGTAAGCTGAACGATATCTTCGCAGCGCGCAATGAGATCGCTAAGGCCCAGATGGCCTTCAAAGTGTATCAGGCGTTCGGCAATCAAGCCCAGATGGAGACAGTTCATGCAAAGGCCGAAGAAGCCCGGCAGAAGCTGGCCTCTCTAGGCGTAGCCAAGATCTACTATGAAACCGGTAAGGATCTAAGCGTCCACTACAGACAACCAGCAGTCACCGCCTGTGAGTATGATCCGTCAATTACGGCGGAGAAGGTTCCATTACTACATAACCAAGAATATTTACTGCTGCTGCGGCTGGCGATGGAGAAGACCGCCGCCGGAGCGTATGCGCGGAGTCAGCTTGCGGCGAAGCGGCAGGAAATTCAGATCGCAGCGGCTCTTAAGCAGGTTCAAGAGCAGATCGAAGCAGAGCGGCGGTTGAACGGGCCGCCGCTTACCCTGCCGGACGGCACGCCAATTACCGCAGACAACAAGGAAAATGAGACCACCTGGGACTTTTATCAGACGAAAGTCTATGTGCCAAATGAATATCTCACCCCGATGTACACCAGCTATCTGGGGTGGCTGGATAACACGTACGGCCTCACGAAATGGGAGAGCAAGGTCCGTCAGTCGGGAGATGTGGTGCTGGCTTTTACCGAAGGATTGGTGAAAGAGGTCGTCATGGGCGTGGCGGATACGGCAACCTTTGCTTTCAAATTAGTGGTGGACCCGGTCAAGACCACCACAGACATGAAGAATCAGGCGAAATATCTGATTGACCATCCTGAAGTGCTGGTGGAAGCGGCGAAGATGGCGTTTCATCAGTTTGACGAGGGCACCCCGGAAGAGAAGGCGAAAATGCTGGGCTCGGTCGCTTCCATCCTCGTTCCTGGATTCCAGGTCACCAAAGCAGGTAAAGTTGGGAAAGTGCTAGGCGAGGTAGAAGACGTTGTCAGCCAAGCGGCGAAGGATGCCCTGCAAGGGATTAAGCAAAAGCTTCCGAATCTGGGTCCGGTAGTGCAGACGCCGGAAGGTTTAATTTTCAAGATAGGGGAGATTCCAGATACTCCAGCCTTGCCAAAGACGCCGGTGCAGCAGCGGTATATGGATGGGTTGGAGGGTGGAGGGAGAAATGTTGAACTTAACGATCCTATAAAAATTAAAACTAATAAAGGGATGGAAGTCGAATTTATAAATTCTTCAGGAAATACCCTTAAGTATGTTGAACAGAATCCCAAAAATATTCCGAATGCCATCGAAAGTGCGAAAAATAGTTTTAATGCAGGAAAAGCAGTTGAAGGTAAGGTAGGAAACTTTGTTCAACAAAAGACTGAAGTTACCGGGTTTGGAGTAGAAGTAAAAAACTTGACTCTGGATAAGAGGGCGACTGATATAGATATCGCTACAAATACACATTTTATTGAAGTCAAAAAATCAGTGAGTGCTATTAAGACAGCTCAAATAGACAGATTAACAAATCCTAATAATATTGATTTTTTCAACCGTGAATTCAAAAATGTTATCTTGTATATTGATGAGCCCATGAAAAATTTAAATAAATTTGATATGGAAAAAATAGAATTTGCCAAGAGTCAAGGCGTAACTATTGTAAATTCATTAGAAGAACTAGGGAGAGTGCTTGAGTAATGGGGACATCAGCATATTTTTTAGACCAAGCAAATAACCATACAAAATTAACAAAGCTTATTGAAGATATTAAAAACATCTGTATAGAAAAAGAATATTATATGAGCCCTGTTTCATACGATCCTCAAAGTGAACATGAAGGAAAACATGCTTCTTTAGAAGTTGCATTAGTTAAACGATCAGATGAAGAGGAGACACCTCCAAATGATGTTTTAATAGATTTATATGAAGAGTCGCATAAATACCAATATCATTGCTTTTCTTGGTATGATGAGCAAATTACTCTTTTTAATGTTGCAGTTATTGATGAAGTATATAACAATGAACAAATAATTTTGGGCTTGTCGAGTGAAATTTTAAAGCATTATCCAGATCTCAAATTATGGATAGAAGAAGATTGGTTCTACACCTTGGGTGACATAGAAAAAATATCAAGAGGACCCTATGATAATGAATGGTGCTATAAGAATCCGATAGATTTGTAAAATAAATTACGGGAATATCTTGAATGCAGAAAAAATACTATGCTAAACAGAGGAAATGCACTACTGGGATGCTAGAGTATTACATTTAGCTTAGCAGCACAAAAGTTATCAATATGTTTCATTAAGGAGAATGGATATTTCCTCGATAGAACTACATTTGAATCTTAATTTTAATGAAAACCTTGAGTGGCTACGTGCCTTTCAAGGTTTTCTGTCGATTATTTTTGCGGTGCGGGAATAAATCGGAGCTCAACCCAGATGAAGGCTGTTCATGCACAGGCCGAAGAAGCCCGGCAGAAGCTGGCTTCTCTAGGCGTAGCCGAGATCTACTATGAAGCCGGCAAGGATCTGAGCGCCCATTATAAGCAACCAGCGGTTACCGCCTGTGAATATGATCCGTCAATTACGGCGGACAAGGTTCCATTACTACATAACCAAGAATATTTACTGCTGCTGCGGCTGGCGATGGAGAAGACCGCCGCCGGAGCGTATGCGCGGAGTCAGCTTGCGGCGAAGCGGCAGGAGATCGAGATGGCGTATCGTCAGTTTGACGAGGGCACCCCGGAAGAGAAGGCGAAAATGCTGGGCTCGGTCGCTTCCATCCTCGTTCCTGGATTCCAGGTCACCAAAGCAGGTAAAGTTGGGAAAGTGCTGGGCGAGGTAGAAGACGCCGTCAGCCAAGCGGCGAAGGATGCCCTGCAAGGGATTAAGCAAAAGCTTCCCAATCTGGGTCCGGTGGTACAGACGCCGGAAGGGTTTGTTTTCAAGATAGGGGAGATTCCTGATACTCCAGCCTTGCCGAAGACGCCGGTGCAGCAGCGGTATATGGATTGGTTGGAGGGTCAGGGCGGTAGGGTTGAGGGGACGGATAATTCTAATAGTATTGTTAAAATAGTTAAGGACGGAAATAAAACAAATTATAAGAATCCTGCTGGGAATGAGCTATCGTGGACTGATCAGCATCCTAAAAGTATTAATAATGATATTGATGCTAAGTTAAACAG is part of the Paenibacillus sp. FSL M7-0420 genome and harbors:
- a CDS encoding sedoheptulokinase, producing the protein MITAGLDIGTTSISGLLYDLEKRTILYTITEAQAGLPISLNQEWERLQDPELIVKQVEHILERLLAQQPEVTGIGLTGQMHGIVYLDTSGRATGPLYTWQDGRAGQLTGGMDSPTYAQQFSDLTGYTVAPGYGLATHYYNVSGQLVPERAVSFCTIADYIAMRLVNSEVPLIDATQAAGIGGFSLGTGDFDRTAIGMAGIDPSLLPQVVPSGTAIGSTVQGIPVYTSLGDNQASFLGSVPQPGESLLLNIGTGSQLSAWLPDCAKAPSAMEVRPFPGGGVLMVGAALSGGKSYALLEGFFRQLITAYTGEAPTDLYSLMSRLLSEEVPGSASTRLTVNTQFLGTRTDPEKRGSVEGITLENFTPGRLAHAFLQGMVDELRGFLAELEQQGAGTFSRLIGSGNALRSNPVLCAKAEAAFGLTLELGEHAEEAAVGAALCAAVGSGEIASFSEAGAYLSRARLS
- a CDS encoding class I SAM-dependent methyltransferase, whose amino-acid sequence is MKQNKSSMTALVAAFGRAYHSMYDNPKIFNDDVAHKLISPQEFADIRKNMVQGITFFNPEIAERYPDDPEAILRWIVQVQLSPTPLARAAYCEAIVLHELSLGLEQYVILGAGLDSFAYRYPNLMERLAIFEVDAPATQASKQQRLRDAQLEIPGNLHLVPMDFTGEFSYSGLYKQGFDPDAKTLFSLLGVSYYLTKEENARLITELLAGVPSGSSIILDYADEYLMEEQGVSGRVAKMVQMAAASGEPMQSWFSYAEMEELLAEAGLLVYEHLSPAEINERFFSGRSDALSAFETIHYVHAVKR
- a CDS encoding GNAT family N-acetyltransferase, whose product is MITIRPIERRDNAAIEGIIRECLIEFGGNREGLAWADDSLQDLYTYYNSAANRAYWIVEEDGQVLGGCGIAAFDEAQQICELQKMYLSAAIRGQGVAAELLDTALAFAKQHYRKCYLETLLSMQAAGRFYVKHGFSPMDGPLAGSEHYACDAWYIRDLHN